In one Shewanella loihica PV-4 genomic region, the following are encoded:
- the cysD gene encoding sulfate adenylyltransferase subunit CysD — protein sequence MSTQQTHLKQLEAESIQIMREVAAEFENPVMLYSVGKDSSVLLHLARKAFYPGKIPFPLLHVDTNWKFKEMIEFRDRMAKQYGFDLIVHKNPRGLEMNISPFTHGSAKHTDIMKTEGLKQALDMHGFDAAFGGARRDEEKSRAKERVYSFRDSKHRWDPKNQRPELWNIYNGKVDKGESIRVFPLSNWTELDIWQYIYLENIEIPSLYLAEPRPVVKRDGTLIMVDDERMELEPGEAVEQKMVRFRTLGCYPLTGAVESQATTLPEIIQEMLLCTTSERQGRVIDNDSAGSMEKKKMEGYF from the coding sequence ATGTCTACACAGCAAACCCATCTTAAACAACTCGAGGCTGAATCGATTCAGATCATGCGTGAAGTTGCCGCAGAGTTTGAAAACCCCGTGATGCTCTATTCCGTTGGTAAAGACTCTTCTGTGTTGCTGCATCTGGCGCGCAAGGCATTTTATCCCGGCAAGATCCCGTTTCCTTTGCTGCATGTCGACACCAACTGGAAGTTCAAGGAGATGATTGAATTTCGCGATCGCATGGCCAAACAGTATGGGTTCGATCTTATCGTGCATAAGAACCCCCGTGGCCTGGAGATGAACATCTCTCCCTTTACCCATGGCAGTGCCAAACATACGGATATCATGAAGACTGAGGGCCTTAAGCAGGCGCTGGACATGCATGGTTTCGATGCCGCCTTCGGTGGCGCCCGCCGCGACGAAGAGAAGTCCCGCGCCAAGGAGCGCGTCTACTCGTTCCGCGACAGCAAGCATCGCTGGGATCCTAAGAATCAGCGCCCCGAGCTGTGGAATATCTATAACGGCAAGGTCGACAAGGGCGAGAGTATCCGGGTGTTCCCGCTGTCTAACTGGACCGAGCTGGATATCTGGCAATATATCTATCTGGAAAATATCGAGATCCCATCACTGTATCTCGCCGAGCCACGTCCGGTGGTGAAGCGTGATGGCACCTTGATCATGGTTGACGATGAGCGCATGGAGCTCGAGCCTGGTGAAGCCGTAGAGCAGAAGATGGTGCGTTTCAGAACCCTAGGCTGTTATCCGCTCACCGGCGCCGTCGAATCTCAGGCGACAACCCTGCCAGAAATTATTCAGGAGATGCTGCTTTGTACTACCTCAGAGCGTCAGGGACGGGTGATCGATAACGACTCCGCCGGCTCGATGGAAAAGAAGAAGATGGAAGGTTACTTCTAA